A window from Seriola aureovittata isolate HTS-2021-v1 ecotype China chromosome 14, ASM2101889v1, whole genome shotgun sequence encodes these proteins:
- the npm3 gene encoding nucleoplasmin-3 — translation MSFHDDESPDLGLAGQSKLESFLFSCELSSKVPFYTFQGDEEEDLEHFLELRTICLGEGAKEESNVVEVTAMNHQGKTISVPIANLHISCLPMVSLGEFELKAPVTIRLKAGSGPVTISGLHLIASEVEDSDLSDEDDEDDDDEDEEEDISPIKPAKKKQKQ, via the exons ATGTCTTTCCACGACGATGAATCGCCGGATCTCGGACTAGCTGGTCAATCAAAGTTGGAGAGCTTCCTGTTCA GCTGCGAGCTGTCCTCCAAAGTCCCTTTCTACACTTTCCaaggagatgaagaagaggaccTGGAGCACTTCCTTGAACTCAGAACA ATTTGTCTGGGAGAAGGCGCCAAGGAGGAGAGCAATGTGGTGGAGGTAACAGCCATGAACCACCAAGGAAAGACGATTTCAGTTCCCATCGCCAACCTTCACATCAGCTGTCTGCCCATG GTGAGTCTGGGGGAGTTTGAGCTGAAAGCACCAGTGACCATCCGGCTCAAGGCTGGTTCAGGGCCAGTTACTATCAGCGGGCTACACCTCATTG CCTCAGAGGTTGAAGACTCCGATCTgtctgatgaggatgatgaagacgatgacgacgaggatgaggaggaagatatCAGCCCCATCAAACCAGCAAAGAAGAAGCAAAAGCAGTAG